One Glycine soja cultivar W05 chromosome 2, ASM419377v2, whole genome shotgun sequence genomic region harbors:
- the LOC114393871 gene encoding NDR1/HIN1-like protein 3, with product MSHLNGAYYGPSVPPPKSYHRPSRGGRDGCCCGCLSCFCGCIFDCILGLICKILTTILIIVAILGFLFWFIVRPNVLKFHVTDASLTRFDYTTNNTLHYDLALNVSIRNPNRRVGVYYDHIEAHALYQDVLFGNQTLGPFFQHHKNTTFVNPLFKGQRVTPLAGNQVEVFDKEKGSGVYTIDLKLFMVVRFKFLLFKSASVKPKIRCALHVPLKSRNATTTISPDAAFQPTECGWDYGKKWWIH from the coding sequence ATGTCCCATCTAAACGGCGCGTACTACGGCCCCTCCGTTCCGCCGCCGAAATCCTACCACCGCCCCTCCCGCGGCGGCCGCGACGGCTGCTGCTGCGGCTGCCTGAGCTGCTTCTGCGGCTGCATCTTCGACTGCATCCTGGGCCTCATCTGCAAGATCCTCACCACAATCCTCATCATCGTAGCAATACTCGGCTTTCTCTTCTGGTTCATCGTGCGCCCCAACGTGCTCAAATTCCACGTTACCGACGCGTCCCTCACGCGCTTCGACTACACCACCAACAACACTCTCCACTACGACCTCGCCCTCAACGTCTCGATCCGCAACCCGAACCGCAGGGTCGGCGTCTACTACGACCACATCGAAGCGCACGCGCTGTACCAGGATGTTTTGTTCGGGAACCAGACATTAGGGCCGTTCTTCCAGCACCACAAGAACACCACCTTCGTGAATCCCCTTTTCAAGGGCCAGCGCGTGACGCCACTCGCCGGGAACCAGGTCGAGGTGTTTGACAAGGAGAAGGGTTCGGGTGTTTACACCATCGATTTGAAGCTCTTTATGGTGGTTCGGTTCAAGTTCTTGCTGTTCAAGAGTGCGAGCGTGAAGCCCAAGATTCGGTGTGCGTTGCACGTGCCGCTGAAATCGCGTAACGCAACAACAACTATCTCCCCCGATGCTGCGTTTCAACCCACAGAGTGCGGTTGGGATTACGGGAAAAAATGGTGGATCCATTAG